Proteins encoded together in one Streptomyces sp. TLI_171 window:
- a CDS encoding DNA-binding protein yields MTADDPFAPPHPESARAQRVYASLFRIAERHAATEEQRRRQTNPAMLGPHEAVRLVAFLLSGAALPEEGEPEVDRADVTAALTLLPLVRAELDELEAGLLTMARGRGMTWQDIAFGLGLGTPQAARQRHERLGERTAPAEQD; encoded by the coding sequence ATGACAGCCGACGACCCGTTCGCTCCCCCGCACCCCGAGTCCGCCCGCGCACAGCGGGTGTACGCCTCGCTGTTCCGGATCGCGGAGCGCCATGCCGCGACCGAGGAGCAGCGGCGGCGGCAGACCAACCCGGCGATGCTCGGCCCGCACGAGGCGGTGCGGCTGGTGGCCTTCCTGCTCAGCGGCGCGGCCCTGCCCGAGGAGGGCGAGCCCGAGGTCGACCGCGCCGACGTCACCGCGGCGCTCACTCTGCTGCCGCTGGTGCGGGCCGAACTGGACGAGCTGGAGGCCGGGTTGCTCACCATGGCCCGCGGCCGCGGCATGACCTGGCAGGACATCGCCTTCGGCCTCGGGCTCGGCACCCCGCAGGCGGCCCGCCAGCGGCACGAGCGCCTCGGCGAGCGCACCGCTCCCGCCGAGCAGGACTGA
- a CDS encoding NAD(P)/FAD-dependent oxidoreductase, translating to MSTTERPRILIVGGGYVGLYAAMRILKKMRYGEATVTVVDPRSYMTYLPFLPEAAGGNVAPRNLVAPLRSALKKAEVLTGHVTDVDHARKVATIQPAAGDSYELPFEYLVVATGSVSRTFPIPGLAEHGIGMKTVEEAISLRNHVMAQLDKAESTTDEDVRRKALTFVVIGGGFAGIETVAEIEDMARDAAKIYKTVSRDDMRFIVVEAANRILPEMGPDLGLWTKGRLEERNIEVYIETSMDSCVDQHVVLKNGMEFDASTIVWTAGVKPNPVVTRFGLPLGPRGHVDTKPTLQVQGFDYVWAAGDNAQVPDLAAGEGAWCPPNAQHAVRQAAVLGDNVIAGMRGFPQAEYKHKNLGAVAGLGLHKGVAILFGKVKLKGRLAWWFHRAYHGAMVPTMNRKVRVFTDWTLAMFLKRETVGLSEMEKPFDAFQEAAGPAPKPAAAAEPAKELAASK from the coding sequence ATGAGCACCACGGAGCGTCCTCGCATCCTCATTGTCGGCGGTGGTTACGTCGGCCTGTATGCCGCGATGCGCATCCTCAAGAAGATGCGCTACGGCGAAGCGACCGTCACGGTCGTGGACCCGCGGTCGTACATGACGTACCTGCCCTTCCTCCCGGAGGCGGCCGGCGGCAACGTCGCCCCCCGCAACCTCGTCGCGCCGCTGCGCAGCGCCCTGAAGAAGGCGGAGGTGCTCACCGGTCACGTGACCGATGTGGACCACGCCCGCAAGGTCGCCACCATCCAGCCCGCAGCCGGCGACTCGTACGAACTGCCCTTCGAGTACCTGGTCGTCGCGACCGGCTCGGTCTCCCGCACCTTCCCGATCCCGGGTCTGGCGGAGCACGGCATCGGCATGAAGACGGTCGAGGAGGCGATCAGCCTCCGCAACCACGTCATGGCGCAGCTCGACAAGGCCGAGTCCACCACGGACGAGGACGTCCGGCGCAAGGCCCTGACCTTCGTGGTCATCGGCGGTGGCTTCGCCGGCATCGAGACCGTCGCCGAGATCGAGGACATGGCGCGCGACGCCGCCAAGATCTACAAGACCGTCAGCCGTGACGACATGCGCTTCATCGTGGTGGAGGCGGCCAACCGCATCCTCCCCGAGATGGGCCCCGACCTGGGTCTGTGGACCAAGGGCCGGCTCGAGGAGCGCAACATCGAGGTCTACATCGAGACCTCGATGGACTCCTGCGTCGACCAGCACGTCGTGCTGAAGAACGGCATGGAGTTCGACGCCTCCACCATCGTGTGGACCGCCGGCGTCAAGCCGAACCCGGTCGTCACCCGCTTCGGCCTCCCGCTCGGCCCGCGCGGCCACGTCGACACCAAGCCGACCCTGCAGGTCCAGGGCTTCGACTACGTGTGGGCGGCCGGCGACAACGCCCAGGTCCCCGACCTGGCCGCCGGTGAGGGCGCCTGGTGCCCGCCGAACGCGCAGCACGCGGTCCGTCAGGCCGCCGTCCTCGGCGACAACGTGATCGCCGGGATGCGTGGCTTCCCGCAGGCCGAGTACAAGCACAAGAACCTCGGCGCGGTGGCCGGCCTCGGCCTGCACAAGGGCGTGGCGATCCTGTTCGGCAAGGTCAAGCTCAAGGGCCGCCTCGCCTGGTGGTTCCACCGCGCCTACCACGGTGCGATGGTCCCCACCATGAACCGGAAGGTCCGCGTCTTCACCGACTGGACCCTCGCGATGTTCCTCAAGCGCGAGACCGTCGGCCTCTCCGAGATGGAGAAGCCCTTCGACGCGTTCCAGGAGGCGGCCGGCCCCGCGCCGAAGCCCGCCGCCGCGGCCGAGCCCGCGAAGGAGCTCGCCGCGAGCAAGTAA
- a CDS encoding ABC transporter permease, whose amino-acid sequence MYRTALRNVLAHKGRLLMTALAVMLGTAFVAGTLVFSDTMGKAMRDSYSSSFSDVSVLVSTTADGSAGRAEGPKGHDRDAEQLTEADVKALAALPGAERARGVVSGFTGVADKSGNLVGEAWNARGANFVPGASGADTRYPMAEGRGPRTAGEIALNQQAAKKAGYHVGDKVRVAGNGAAEDTTLTGVFTTDDPQVSSGGTLVLMDTATAQQRLLEPGRFSSVVLTAKAGVPEAQLLDQARAQLPADAYELQTGQQLKDDQTKMVAESVSGMKTMLLVFAGISLFVGIFIIVNTFTMLIAQRIKELALLRAVGASRGQVTRSVLVEALAIGVIASVAGLLAGIGIGAGLQSLLHAFNEGLPTGALVIAPVTIVGTVAVGVVVTVLSALIPAVRASRIPPVAAMSSGDQPTTQRGLLIRNTIGVLLAGSGLGLILSGANGSGSDAQHKLELGAPLTLIGVFVLLPLLSRPVIALVGPVLAKVFGTPGKLARLNAVRNPRRTATTAAALTIGLTLVTALTVIGNSVTSAVTSMVGGSMKADYVVAMANGRELSPELTPLVARATGVTAVSQVDNVWWQLNGSEKSKAIEGYDADAFDKLATLTMRSGATAALKQNQILVNDEVAATYHLSVGSTVQAKVKEGVEATLTVGGVFERNDGFSPIVAPNKLIEQYDPEPLINQILVKGADGPSDALKQSIKDATGRNPVMEVQTKQDLVDRFSRIISTMLNLMYGLLGMAVIVAVLGVINTLAMSVFERKREIGMLRAIGLERRGIKRMIRLESVVISVFGALIGVLLGCFLAWAAARVLASELKGLTTVIPYGSVLVFLALAALVGVVAALWPARRASRLDILSSIKTD is encoded by the coding sequence ATGTATCGCACCGCACTGCGCAACGTGCTGGCCCACAAGGGCCGACTCCTGATGACCGCGCTGGCCGTCATGCTCGGCACCGCCTTCGTGGCCGGCACCCTGGTGTTCTCGGACACCATGGGCAAGGCCATGCGCGACAGCTACTCCAGCAGCTTCTCCGACGTCTCGGTGCTGGTCTCCACCACCGCCGACGGCTCGGCCGGCCGCGCGGAGGGCCCCAAGGGCCACGACCGGGACGCCGAGCAGCTGACCGAGGCCGACGTGAAGGCGCTGGCCGCGCTGCCCGGCGCCGAGCGGGCCCGCGGCGTGGTCTCCGGCTTCACCGGCGTCGCCGACAAGAGCGGCAACCTGGTCGGCGAGGCGTGGAACGCGCGCGGCGCCAACTTCGTCCCGGGCGCCTCCGGCGCCGACACCCGCTACCCGATGGCCGAGGGCCGCGGCCCGCGCACCGCCGGCGAGATCGCGCTGAACCAGCAGGCCGCGAAGAAGGCCGGCTACCACGTCGGCGACAAGGTCCGGGTGGCCGGCAACGGCGCCGCCGAGGACACCACGCTGACCGGCGTGTTCACCACCGACGACCCGCAGGTCTCCTCCGGCGGCACGCTGGTGCTGATGGACACCGCCACCGCCCAGCAGCGGCTGCTCGAACCGGGCCGGTTCAGCTCCGTGGTGCTGACCGCCAAGGCCGGCGTGCCCGAGGCGCAGCTGCTCGACCAGGCCCGGGCCCAGCTGCCCGCGGACGCCTACGAGCTGCAGACCGGCCAGCAGTTGAAGGACGACCAGACGAAGATGGTCGCGGAGTCGGTCAGCGGGATGAAGACCATGCTGCTGGTGTTCGCCGGCATCTCGCTGTTCGTCGGCATCTTCATCATCGTCAACACCTTCACCATGCTGATCGCCCAGCGCATCAAGGAGCTGGCGCTGCTGCGCGCGGTCGGCGCCAGCCGCGGCCAGGTCACCAGGTCGGTGCTGGTCGAGGCGCTCGCCATCGGCGTGATCGCCTCGGTGGCGGGCCTGCTGGCGGGCATCGGCATCGGCGCGGGCCTGCAGTCGCTGCTGCACGCCTTCAACGAGGGCCTGCCCACCGGCGCCCTGGTGATCGCCCCGGTGACGATCGTCGGCACCGTGGCGGTCGGTGTGGTGGTCACCGTGCTGTCGGCGCTGATCCCCGCGGTCCGGGCCTCCCGGATCCCGCCGGTGGCCGCGATGAGCAGCGGCGACCAGCCGACCACCCAGCGCGGTCTGCTGATCCGCAACACCATCGGCGTGCTGCTGGCCGGCTCCGGCCTGGGCCTGATCCTGTCCGGCGCGAACGGCTCCGGCTCGGACGCGCAGCACAAACTGGAGCTCGGCGCCCCGCTGACCCTGATCGGCGTGTTCGTGCTGCTGCCGCTGCTGTCGCGGCCGGTGATCGCGCTGGTCGGCCCGGTGCTGGCCAAGGTGTTCGGCACGCCCGGCAAGCTGGCCCGGCTGAACGCGGTGCGCAACCCGCGCCGCACCGCCACCACCGCGGCCGCGCTGACCATCGGCCTGACCCTGGTCACCGCGCTGACGGTGATCGGCAACTCGGTGACCTCCGCCGTGACCTCGATGGTCGGCGGCTCGATGAAGGCCGACTACGTGGTGGCGATGGCCAACGGCCGCGAGCTGTCCCCGGAGCTGACCCCGCTGGTCGCCAGGGCGACCGGGGTGACGGCGGTCAGCCAGGTCGACAACGTCTGGTGGCAGCTGAACGGCTCGGAGAAGAGCAAGGCCATCGAGGGCTACGACGCCGACGCCTTCGACAAGCTGGCCACCCTGACGATGCGGTCCGGTGCCACCGCGGCGCTGAAGCAGAACCAGATCCTGGTCAACGACGAGGTCGCCGCCACCTACCACCTGTCGGTGGGCTCCACGGTGCAGGCGAAGGTGAAGGAGGGCGTCGAGGCGACGCTCACCGTCGGCGGCGTGTTCGAGCGCAACGACGGCTTCTCCCCGATCGTGGCGCCGAACAAGCTGATCGAGCAGTACGACCCGGAGCCGTTGATCAACCAGATCCTGGTGAAGGGCGCCGACGGCCCCTCCGACGCGCTGAAGCAGTCCATCAAGGACGCCACCGGCCGCAACCCGGTGATGGAGGTGCAGACCAAGCAGGACCTGGTCGACCGGTTCAGCCGGATCATCTCGACCATGCTCAACCTGATGTACGGCCTGCTCGGCATGGCGGTGATCGTCGCCGTCCTCGGCGTGATCAACACGCTGGCCATGTCGGTGTTCGAGCGCAAGCGCGAGATCGGCATGCTGCGGGCGATCGGCCTGGAGCGGCGCGGCATCAAGCGGATGATCCGCCTGGAGTCCGTGGTGATCTCGGTCTTCGGCGCCCTGATCGGCGTCCTGCTCGGCTGCTTCCTGGCCTGGGCGGCCGCCCGGGTGCTGGCCTCCGAACTGAAGGGACTGACCACCGTGATCCCGTACGGCAGCGTGCTCGTCTTCCTCGCCCTGGCCGCCCTGGTCGGCGTGGTCGCCGCCCTCTGGCCGGCCCGCCGGGCCTCCCGGCTGGACATCCTGAGCAGCATCAAGACCGACTGA
- a CDS encoding ABC transporter ATP-binding protein, which translates to MSTSTAYAAHTGLAAARANGLNKVYGEGETRVVALDDVSVSFGQGEFTAIMGPSGSGKSTLMHCMAGLDKVSSGSATIGDTELVGLKDKQLTKLRREKIGFVFQAFNLLPTLTALENITLPMDIAGRKVDQAWLDRVVDTVGLSGRLSHRPAQLSGGQQQRVACARALASKPEIIFADEPTGNLDSRSGAEILSFLRNSVRELGQTVVMVTHDPVAASYADRVVFLADGRIVDELTNPTADTVLDRMRRFDAKGRTS; encoded by the coding sequence GTGAGCACCTCGACCGCGTACGCAGCCCACACCGGTCTGGCGGCGGCCCGCGCCAACGGTCTGAACAAGGTCTACGGCGAGGGCGAGACCCGCGTCGTCGCGCTCGACGACGTCTCCGTCTCGTTCGGGCAGGGCGAGTTCACCGCGATCATGGGGCCGTCGGGCTCCGGCAAGTCCACGCTGATGCACTGCATGGCGGGCCTGGACAAGGTGAGCTCCGGATCGGCCACCATCGGCGACACCGAGCTGGTCGGGCTGAAGGACAAGCAGCTCACCAAGCTGCGCCGGGAGAAGATCGGCTTCGTCTTCCAGGCGTTCAACCTGCTGCCGACGCTGACCGCGCTGGAGAACATCACGCTGCCGATGGACATCGCGGGCCGCAAGGTCGACCAGGCCTGGCTGGACCGGGTGGTGGACACCGTCGGCCTGTCGGGCCGGCTCTCGCACCGCCCGGCGCAGCTCTCCGGCGGCCAGCAGCAGCGGGTGGCGTGCGCCCGTGCGCTGGCCTCCAAGCCGGAGATCATCTTCGCCGACGAGCCCACCGGCAACCTGGACTCCCGCTCCGGCGCGGAGATCCTCTCCTTCCTGCGCAACTCGGTGCGCGAACTCGGCCAGACCGTGGTGATGGTGACGCACGACCCGGTCGCCGCCTCCTACGCGGACCGGGTGGTCTTCCTGGCCGACGGCCGGATCGTCGACGAGCTGACCAACCCGACCGCGGACACCGTGCTCGACCGGATGCGTCGATTCGACGCCAAGGGCCGCACCAGCTGA
- a CDS encoding Ppx/GppA phosphatase family protein, translating to MSVTRVAAIDCGTNSIRLLIADLDPATGEITDLDRRMLIVRLGQGVDRTGRLHPEALARTFAACREYAEVIAAHGVGPERIRMVATSASRDAENAAEFTAGVKEILGITPSVVSGEEEARLSFTGATRELLGGPHRPPYLVFDLGGGSTEFVLGEHDVQAAHSADIGCVRMTERHFAGGQPTEAQIEAARADVRAALDTVAGLVPLDSGATLVGLAGTVTTVAGIALELPGYDSEAIHHAVLGVEKVRETAQWLLHSSHAERAAVPVMHPGRVDVIAAGALVLLEIMERTGAAELLVSEHDILDGIAWSIV from the coding sequence GTGAGTGTCACCCGGGTCGCCGCGATCGACTGCGGTACCAACTCGATCCGCCTGCTGATCGCCGACCTCGACCCGGCCACCGGCGAGATCACCGACCTGGACCGGCGGATGCTGATCGTCCGGCTCGGCCAGGGCGTGGACCGGACCGGCCGGCTGCACCCCGAGGCGCTGGCCCGCACCTTCGCGGCCTGCCGCGAGTACGCGGAGGTCATCGCCGCGCACGGGGTCGGCCCGGAGCGGATCCGGATGGTCGCCACCTCGGCCTCCCGGGACGCCGAGAACGCCGCCGAGTTCACCGCGGGCGTCAAGGAGATCCTCGGCATCACGCCGAGCGTGGTCAGCGGTGAGGAGGAGGCCCGGCTGTCCTTCACCGGCGCCACCCGGGAACTGCTCGGCGGCCCGCACCGCCCGCCGTACCTGGTGTTCGACCTGGGCGGCGGCTCCACCGAGTTCGTGCTCGGCGAGCACGACGTGCAGGCCGCGCACTCCGCGGACATCGGCTGCGTCCGGATGACGGAGCGTCACTTCGCCGGCGGGCAGCCCACCGAGGCCCAGATCGAGGCTGCCCGGGCCGACGTCCGGGCCGCCCTGGACACCGTCGCCGGGCTGGTCCCGCTGGACTCCGGCGCCACCCTGGTCGGCCTGGCCGGCACGGTCACCACCGTCGCCGGGATCGCCCTGGAACTGCCCGGCTACGACTCCGAGGCGATCCACCACGCGGTGCTGGGCGTCGAGAAGGTCCGGGAGACCGCCCAGTGGCTGCTGCACTCCTCGCACGCCGAGCGGGCCGCCGTCCCCGTGATGCACCCCGGCCGGGTCGACGTGATCGCCGCCGGGGCGCTGGTCCTGCTGGAGATCATGGAGCGCACCGGGGCCGCCGAACTGCTGGTCTCCGAGCACGACATCCTCGACGGAATCGCCTGGTCGATCGTCTGA
- a CDS encoding peptidylprolyl isomerase, with amino-acid sequence MAEELYATLKTNKGDIVIRLLPNHAPKTVKNFVELATGERQWVDPNTGQPSNEPLYDGTVFHRVIEGFMIQGGDPLGNGTGGPGYKFADEFHPDLAFTKPYLLAMANAGPGTNGSQFFITVGPTTWLTGKHTIFGEVADAASQRVVDAIVGVETGRNDRPVQDVVIEKVVVETR; translated from the coding sequence ATGGCCGAGGAGCTGTACGCCACGCTGAAGACCAACAAGGGCGACATCGTGATCCGGCTGCTGCCGAACCACGCGCCCAAGACGGTGAAGAACTTCGTGGAGCTGGCGACGGGCGAACGCCAGTGGGTGGACCCGAACACCGGGCAGCCGAGCAACGAGCCGCTGTACGACGGCACGGTGTTCCACCGGGTGATCGAGGGCTTCATGATCCAGGGCGGCGACCCGCTGGGCAACGGCACCGGCGGCCCCGGCTACAAGTTCGCCGACGAGTTCCACCCGGACCTGGCCTTCACCAAGCCGTACCTGCTGGCGATGGCCAACGCCGGCCCGGGCACCAACGGTTCGCAGTTCTTCATCACCGTCGGCCCGACCACCTGGCTGACCGGCAAGCACACCATCTTCGGCGAGGTCGCCGACGCGGCGAGCCAGCGGGTGGTGGACGCGATCGTCGGCGTCGAGACCGGTCGCAACGACCGCCCGGTGCAGGACGTGGTGATCGAGAAGGTCGTCGTCGAGACCCGCTGA
- a CDS encoding Bax inhibitor-1/YccA family protein, which translates to MRSRNPVFSREGSFTRENQYAGFGTQTAAQPGRAQGDPYANNPYGNNAYANNPYGQQQAAGGSMTDEQLAEMYGAPSAGPLQTGRMTMDDVVARTAMTLLTLVVFGAVAWFAVPAENFALAGVAAFAAMVVGLVVSFKRSVNPALILTYAALEGFFLGAISKAFNTLWPGIAIQAVLGTAAVFAATLIAYKSGRIRVTPRYTRIGISIAIGFVILMMVNLVASLLGADFGLRSGPLGIVVGLIGIALGAFFLTLDYAEIEEGIRYGAPEREAWRAAFGLTLSLVWIYLEMLRLIAILRGDD; encoded by the coding sequence ATGAGAAGCAGGAACCCGGTCTTCTCGCGGGAGGGGTCCTTCACCCGCGAGAACCAGTACGCGGGATTCGGCACGCAGACGGCCGCCCAGCCGGGCCGGGCCCAGGGCGATCCGTATGCCAACAACCCGTACGGGAACAACGCCTACGCCAACAACCCGTACGGCCAGCAGCAGGCGGCCGGCGGGTCGATGACGGACGAGCAGCTCGCCGAGATGTACGGCGCCCCGTCCGCGGGCCCGCTGCAGACCGGCCGGATGACCATGGACGACGTGGTCGCCCGGACGGCCATGACGCTGCTCACCCTGGTCGTGTTCGGCGCGGTCGCCTGGTTCGCCGTGCCCGCCGAGAACTTCGCGCTGGCCGGCGTCGCGGCCTTCGCGGCGATGGTCGTCGGCCTGGTGGTGAGCTTCAAGCGCAGCGTCAACCCGGCGCTGATCCTCACCTACGCCGCCCTGGAGGGCTTCTTCCTCGGTGCGATCAGCAAGGCCTTCAACACGCTCTGGCCGGGCATCGCGATCCAGGCCGTGCTGGGCACCGCCGCGGTCTTCGCGGCCACGCTGATCGCCTACAAGAGCGGCCGGATCCGGGTCACCCCGCGGTACACCCGGATCGGCATCTCGATCGCCATCGGCTTCGTGATCCTGATGATGGTCAACCTGGTGGCCTCGCTGCTCGGCGCGGACTTCGGCCTGCGCTCCGGCCCGCTCGGCATCGTGGTCGGCCTGATCGGCATCGCCCTCGGCGCGTTCTTCCTCACCCTGGACTACGCCGAGATCGAGGAGGGCATCCGCTACGGCGCCCCCGAGCGCGAGGCCTGGCGGGCCGCCTTCGGCCTGACGCTCTCGCTGGTCTGGATCTACCTGGAGATGCTGCGCCTGATCGCCATCCTGCGCGGCGACGACTGA